The Candidatus Malacoplasma girerdii genome has a segment encoding these proteins:
- a CDS encoding BspA-like protein — MLEDYVLMMKLRNFNKFLIGLVVISGGLTGTVLSNSNIHSGLAVKNQTTSDISWNITEDGLISPADKSKVSGAIEIPSVWDGKPVTGIANSAFEKCKSLKTIDIPSGVTSIGVYAFRHCSSLVSVTFAEGSQLTSIAIGAFFDCSSLKTINIPNSVTSIGYNAFWDCSSLTSINIPNSVTFISSYTFKGCSSLISINIPSSVTSIGDGAFNWCSSLASINIPNSVTRIGTNAFRDCSSLKEINISENNFYQKIPTMEDGKEIGAYVIAKGQDLSTSAIAGCLAYGKINIELPSGKSSITDNAFMGSNITEVSFSKNIISIGHNAFSNCMFLTTINIPDTILNIGASAFTVDPNLKSIYLNWTGAALDDIIYKIKNPEQVVTPNWACIFADLSNDNSIGTHLINKENANVYLPSGIDQATIQKYKDNFVGLKEDKRRQLLIGVGLDPATTHWIYNSNSNSKLPLILGLIFGSIILIGIGSYLGYRYYKHRKNSKK; from the coding sequence ATGTTGGAGGATTATGTACTTATGATGAAACTTAGAAATTTCAATAAATTTTTAATTGGATTAGTAGTAATTTCTGGTGGATTAACTGGAACTGTTCTTTCTAATTCAAATATCCATAGTGGTTTGGCTGTTAAAAACCAAACAACAAGTGATATTTCTTGGAATATTACTGAAGATGGGTTAATTTCACCTGCTGATAAATCAAAAGTTTCAGGTGCTATAGAAATTCCTTCTGTATGAGATGGAAAACCTGTTACTGGAATTGCTAATAGTGCTTTTGAAAAATGTAAATCATTAAAGACTATTGATATTCCAAGTGGTGTAACTAGTATTGGTGTTTATGCTTTTCGACATTGTAGTTCGTTAGTAAGTGTAACTTTTGCTGAAGGTAGTCAATTAACTAGTATTGCTATAGGGGCTTTTTTTGATTGCAGTTCATTAAAAACTATTAATATTCCAAACAGTGTAACTAGTATTGGTTATAATGCTTTTTGAGATTGTAGTTCATTAACAAGTATTAATATTCCAAATAGTGTAACTTTTATTAGCAGTTATACTTTTAAAGGTTGCAGTTCCCTAATAAGTATTAATATTCCTAGCAGTGTAACTAGTATTGGTGATGGTGCGTTTAATTGATGTAGTTCATTGGCAAGTATTAATATTCCTAACAGTGTGACTAGAATTGGTACTAATGCTTTTAGAGATTGTAGTTCATTAAAAGAAATTAACATTAGTGAAAACAATTTTTATCAAAAAATTCCTACAATGGAAGACGGTAAAGAAATTGGAGCTTATGTTATTGCCAAAGGCCAAGATCTAAGCACAAGTGCTATTGCAGGATGTTTGGCTTATGGAAAAATTAATATTGAACTTCCTAGTGGAAAAAGTAGTATTACTGATAATGCTTTTATGGGTTCTAACATCACTGAAGTTAGTTTTTCTAAAAATATTATCAGTATTGGTCATAATGCGTTTTCAAATTGCATGTTTTTAACAACAATTAATATTCCTGATACAATACTCAATATTGGAGCTTCAGCATTTACAGTTGATCCAAACTTAAAAAGCATTTATTTAAATTGAACAGGTGCAGCATTAGATGACATTATTTATAAAATTAAAAATCCAGAACAAGTAGTCACACCAAATTGAGCATGCATTTTTGCTGATTTGAGCAATGACAACAGTATTGGTACTCATTTAATAAATAAAGAAAACGCAAATGTTTATCTTCCTAGTGGAATTGACCAAGCAACTATTCAAAAATATAAAGATAATTTTGTTGGGCTTAAAGAAGATAAACGCCGACAATTACTGATAGGTGTTGGTTTAGATCCAGCAACAACACATTGAATTTATAATTCAAATAGTAATTCTAAATTACCATTAATTTTGGGTTTAATCTTTGGTTCAATTATCTTAATTGGAATTGGAAGTTACTTGGGATATCGATACTATAAACACCGTAAAAACAGTAAAAAATAA
- a CDS encoding BspA-like protein: MWLYLIHTHTHSSLVVENKATNDISWSIDHNGNIKPVDKRNVTGAIEIPSEVSGKPVTGIGSFAFRNCSSLTSVTFAEDSQLTSIGYWAFIGCNSLKTINIPSSVNEIYIGAFVNTTKLQDITFNWTGKILDDIIQKIKNPVHQRELTTWACIFADYNEKEKNWSF, from the coding sequence GTGTGGTTATATCTAATCCACACACACACACACAGTAGTTTAGTTGTTGAAAACAAAGCAACAAATGATATTTCTTGAAGTATTGATCATAATGGAAATATTAAACCTGTTGATAAAAGGAATGTCACAGGTGCTATAGAAATTCCTTCCGAAGTATCTGGAAAACCTGTTACTGGAATTGGTAGTTTTGCTTTTCGAAATTGCTCTTCATTAACAAGTGTTACTTTTGCTGAAGACAGTCAATTAACTAGTATTGGTTATTGAGCTTTTATTGGTTGCAATTCATTAAAAACTATTAATATTCCAAGCAGTGTGAACGAAATTTATATTGGTGCTTTTGTTAATACAACAAAATTACAAGACATTACATTTAATTGAACTGGCAAGATACTAGACGATATTATTCAAAAAATTAAGAATCCTGTTCACCAAAGAGAATTGACAACTTGAGCATGCATTTTTGCTGATTACAATGAAAAAGAAAAAAACTGATCCTTTTAA
- a CDS encoding BspA-like protein, with product MKIKNFNKFLIGLAIVSSGLAGTILYNSNIHSSLVVENKATNDISWGIDGNGNIWPTDRSKVSGEITIPNTVDGKVVTGIANYAFIFCNKLISITISNNVTSIGIGAFGNCSSLKTFNIPGSVTSIANYAFQGCSSLISINIPSSVTSIGIQAFQNCSALTSVNFAEGSKLNSIGKYAFSECASLTSVNIPNSVTSIALQAFRDCSSLTDVTFNWNIDQLVTGKLILGTDLFNNTSSSQTINFHIPLGTKVQYTGTFTRYILGFNITANWISYIQWSITNDGLISPADKRQIQGEITIPDTVSGKVVTGIANAAFKDCALLTSVTFAEGSKLTSIGDRAFDSCSALTSINIPSGVTSIGGWAFSGCFKLISITFAEGSKLTSIGKNAFWVCSALTSITIPSGVTSIGKEAFSYCPLTSIEFAGNQTYDWVPTVEGGITVGGYIIQKGNDLSTNTVVGCLAYGKINIKLPDGKTSIIGNAFSCCSGITHIGISDNVTNIGGTAFWNCTSLTSIIIPSSITSIGETAFGNCDKMGTITFNWNEEQLIKLTLGNNLIRNDTSSQTINFHIPWGTKDQYKAKFTKDILGTNVTANWIDDIQWSITDDGFISPANKDLIKGDVTIPNTVGGKVVTGIANSAFNGCGSLKSVNFAEGSKLNSIGENAFESCTSLTSINIPSSVTSIGEKAFRDCTSLISITVPSSVTSIGDYAFVSCPLTNIKFTDNDTYKRVSTKSKDGKEIGVYIINKNGDLSNNTVTGCLAYGKIDIKLPDGKTNISDYAFSGCSALTSINIPNNVTSIGYRAFSGCSSLTSVTFAEGSQLTSIGSYAFNLCSSLTSIDIPNSVNTIRDQAFDQCNSLTDVYFNWNKLQLGNLSLGNYLFRSVSSSVAQTINFHIPLGTKDQYNAKFTQKILGTNITANWIEDNPPVPSSNSNLGLILGLTFGFIILIGIGSYLGYRYYKHRKAINKK from the coding sequence ATGAAAATAAAAAATTTCAATAAATTTTTAATTGGATTAGCAATAGTTTCAAGTGGACTAGCTGGAACTATTCTATATAATTCAAATATTCACAGTAGTTTAGTTGTTGAAAACAAAGCAACAAATGATATTTCTTGAGGTATTGATGGTAACGGAAATATTTGACCAACTGATAGATCAAAAGTTTCAGGTGAAATAACTATTCCTAATACTGTTGATGGTAAAGTTGTTACAGGAATTGCTAATTATGCTTTTATTTTTTGTAACAAATTAATAAGCATTACTATTTCAAATAACGTAACTAGTATTGGCATCGGTGCTTTTGGAAATTGCAGTTCATTAAAAACTTTTAATATTCCAGGTAGTGTAACTAGTATTGCGAATTATGCTTTTCAAGGTTGCAGTTCCCTAATAAGTATTAATATTCCAAGTAGTGTAACTAGTATTGGTATTCAAGCTTTTCAAAATTGTAGTGCGTTAACAAGTGTGAATTTTGCTGAAGGTAGTAAATTGAATAGTATTGGTAAGTATGCTTTTAGTGAATGTGCTTCATTAACAAGTGTTAATATTCCAAACAGTGTAACTAGTATTGCGTTGCAAGCTTTTCGTGATTGCAGTTCATTAACTGATGTAACATTTAATTGAAATATTGACCAATTAGTAACTGGCAAATTAATTCTTGGAACTGATTTATTTAATAATACTTCTTCTAGTCAAACAATTAATTTTCATATTCCATTAGGAACAAAAGTTCAATATACAGGAACATTTACTCGATACATTTTAGGATTTAATATTACTGCTAATTGAATCTCTTATATTCAATGAAGTATTACTAATGATGGTTTAATTTCACCTGCTGATAAAAGACAAATACAAGGTGAAATAACAATTCCTGATACTGTTAGTGGTAAAGTTGTTACTGGAATTGCTAATGCGGCTTTTAAAGATTGCGCTTTATTAACAAGTGTAACTTTTGCTGAAGGCAGCAAATTAACTAGTATTGGTGATAGAGCTTTTGATAGTTGCAGTGCATTAACAAGCATTAATATTCCAAGTGGTGTAACTAGTATTGGCGGTTGAGCTTTTAGTGGTTGTTTCAAATTAATAAGCATTACTTTTGCTGAAGGCAGCAAATTAACTAGTATTGGCAAAAATGCTTTTTGAGTTTGTAGTGCATTAACAAGTATTACTATTCCAAGTGGTGTAACTAGTATTGGTAAAGAAGCTTTTAGCTATTGCCCATTAACAAGTATAGAGTTTGCCGGAAATCAAACTTATGATTGAGTTCCAACAGTAGAAGGTGGCATCACAGTTGGAGGCTATATCATTCAAAAAGGTAATGATTTAAGCACAAACACTGTTGTTGGGTGTTTAGCCTATGGAAAAATTAATATTAAATTGCCTGATGGGAAAACCAGTATTATTGGTAACGCTTTTAGTTGTTGTAGTGGAATAACTCATATCGGAATTTCCGATAATGTTACCAATATTGGTGGAACTGCATTTTGAAATTGCACTTCATTAACAAGTATTATTATTCCAAGTAGTATAACTAGTATTGGTGAAACGGCGTTTGGTAATTGTGATAAAATGGGAACAATTACTTTTAATTGGAATGAGGAGCAATTAATCAAATTAACTCTTGGAAATAATTTAATTAGAAATGATACTTCTAGTCAAACAATTAATTTTCATATTCCATGAGGAACAAAAGATCAATATAAAGCAAAATTTACTAAAGACATTTTAGGAACTAACGTTACTGCTAATTGAATTGATGATATTCAATGAAGCATTACAGATGATGGTTTTATTTCACCTGCTAACAAAGACTTAATTAAAGGTGATGTAACAATTCCTAATACTGTTGGTGGTAAAGTTGTTACTGGAATTGCTAATAGTGCTTTTAATGGTTGTGGTTCTTTAAAAAGTGTAAATTTTGCTGAAGGTAGTAAATTGAATAGTATTGGTGAAAATGCTTTTGAAAGTTGTACTTCATTAACAAGTATTAATATTCCAAGTAGTGTAACTAGTATTGGTGAAAAAGCCTTTCGTGATTGTACTTCATTAATAAGTATTACTGTTCCAAGTAGTGTAACTAGTATTGGCGATTATGCTTTTGTTTCTTGCCCATTAACTAATATTAAATTTACTGACAATGATACTTATAAACGTGTTTCAACAAAATCTAAAGATGGAAAAGAAATTGGGGTTTATATTATTAATAAAAATGGTGATTTAAGCAATAACACTGTTACTGGTTGTTTAGCTTATGGAAAAATTGATATTAAACTTCCTGATGGAAAAACTAATATTAGTGATTATGCTTTTAGTGGTTGCAGTGCATTAACAAGTATTAATATTCCAAACAATGTAACTAGTATTGGTTATAGAGCTTTTAGTGGTTGCAGTTCATTAACAAGTGTTACTTTTGCTGAAGGCAGTCAATTAACTAGTATTGGTAGTTATGCTTTCAATTTATGTAGTTCATTAACAAGTATCGATATTCCAAATAGTGTAAATACTATTCGAGATCAAGCTTTTGATCAATGCAATAGTTTAACTGACGTTTATTTTAATTGAAATAAATTACAACTTGGTAATTTATCTTTAGGGAACTATTTGTTTAGAAGTGTTAGTTCTTCTGTTGCACAAACAATTAATTTTCATATTCCATTAGGAACAAAAGATCAATATAACGCAAAATTTACTCAAAAAATTTTAGGAACTAACATTACTGCTAATTGAATTGAAGATAATCCTCCAGTTCCGAGTTCTAATTCTAATCTAGGTTTAATTTTAGGCTTAACATTTGGCTTTATTATCCTAATTGGAATTGGAAGTTACTTGGGATATCGTTACTATAAACACCGCAAAGCAATAAATAAAAAATAG
- a CDS encoding putative abortive infection bacteriophage resistance protein has protein sequence MRYIIDRKKIIKCLVKTGLTIDDEKRLIQAINHYNFNTLINGYSHIFLKKDKVNRYEKEASSNQIIDFYEFDLNFANHLLRYILKLEKQLNTAVAYCLIDVYQLHDHCLMKLNPQYIKEKILVNLDTVNPSISFDNFMNALVKHCAINDLTKAYKVKGTSDIYRMWSELPLDLMCVTWSFATTFNLFISLNSSLIDYIGEQFNVSSRNTNGFIDFIHNLLIIRNKISHNYVIYNTQIEYQSNALNNLYNELFKVQVKHIGFYELLQMIEYFVNDYSIIKKTKMYFDKLKIKDQFKRRIMLFGVNNEN, from the coding sequence ATGCGTTACATTATCGATCGTAAAAAAATTATCAAATGCTTAGTGAAAACCGGACTAACTATTGATGATGAAAAACGACTTATTCAAGCAATTAACCATTACAACTTTAATACTTTAATCAATGGTTATAGTCATATTTTTCTAAAAAAAGATAAAGTTAATCGTTATGAAAAAGAAGCAAGCAGTAATCAAATCATTGATTTTTATGAATTTGATCTAAACTTTGCAAATCATTTATTACGTTACATTCTTAAATTAGAAAAACAATTAAATACAGCGGTAGCTTATTGCTTAATTGATGTTTACCAATTACATGACCACTGTTTAATGAAATTAAATCCTCAATACATTAAAGAAAAAATTTTAGTTAATTTAGATACAGTTAACCCATCAATTAGCTTTGATAACTTTATGAATGCTTTGGTTAAACATTGTGCAATTAACGATTTAACTAAAGCTTATAAAGTTAAAGGTACCAGTGACATTTATCGCATGTGAAGTGAATTGCCACTTGATTTAATGTGTGTGACATGAAGTTTCGCTACCACATTTAATCTTTTTATTTCTTTGAATTCTTCATTAATTGATTATATCGGTGAACAATTTAATGTTAGTAGTCGTAATACTAATGGCTTTATTGACTTTATTCATAATTTATTAATTATTCGTAATAAAATTTCGCATAATTACGTTATTTATAATACGCAGATTGAATACCAATCAAATGCTTTAAATAACCTATATAACGAGTTGTTTAAAGTCCAAGTAAAACATATTGGTTTTTATGAATTATTACAAATGATTGAATATTTTGTTAATGATTATTCAATCATTAAAAAGACAAAAATGTATTTTGATAAATTGAAAATAAAAGATCAATTTAAAAGACGGATTATGCTATTTGGAGTTAATAATGAAAACTAA
- the rpoE gene encoding DNA-directed RNA polymerase subunit delta: MSRLLIDVAYDIAKQNFKKEQFSFESLWDLVTKKMRYSQEQIESEIGEFYSDIMQDSRFIFCGRNHWRLSEYLKLDEKHNMQNMLYDLNQEICEEGYDKVNEKPTLNDDEEELDEQDIEINEENATEFEINDEEEATYENVGKLLKSSNDKTVDGDEEE, encoded by the coding sequence ATGAGTCGATTATTAATTGATGTTGCTTATGACATTGCTAAGCAAAATTTTAAAAAAGAACAATTTTCATTTGAAAGTTTGTGGGATCTTGTAACAAAAAAAATGCGTTATAGTCAAGAACAAATTGAAAGTGAAATTGGTGAATTTTACAGTGATATTATGCAAGACTCACGCTTTATTTTTTGTGGAAGAAACCACTGAAGATTAAGTGAGTACTTAAAGTTGGATGAAAAGCATAATATGCAAAACATGCTTTATGATTTAAACCAAGAAATTTGTGAAGAAGGTTATGATAAAGTTAATGAAAAACCAACTTTAAATGATGATGAAGAAGAATTAGATGAACAAGACATTGAAATTAATGAAGAAAATGCGACTGAATTTGAAATTAATGATGAAGAAGAAGCAACTTATGAAAATGTCGGTAAATTATTAAAATCATCAAATGATAAAACAGTAGATGGAGATGAAGAAGAATAA
- the fba gene encoding fructose-bisphosphate aldolase: MEMKKNKIMKKYEPLVNMFDMLNKAVQGKYAVAHINVNNMEWIKASLLGAQKANAPIILGVSEGAAKYMCGFKTVADMTHDMIKNLKITVPVALHLDHGSYQGALDALDAGFSSVMFDGSHFPFDENIAKLKEVINKANQYEASVEAEVGGIGGSEDGVTSSGEQADVNECVTIANESITCLAAGIGNIHGIYPADWKGLNFDLLTEIHHKTNKIPLVLHGGTGIPESMIKKAISLGVAKINVNTECQLVFAEATRKYIEARKDLDTDKKGFDPRKLLKPGTDAIMDKVVEKITLFGSNNKA, translated from the coding sequence ATGGAGATGAAGAAGAATAAAATTATGAAAAAATATGAACCTTTAGTTAATATGTTTGACATGCTTAATAAAGCTGTTCAAGGAAAATATGCCGTTGCCCATATTAATGTTAATAATATGGAATGAATTAAAGCTTCTTTATTAGGTGCTCAAAAGGCCAATGCCCCAATTATTTTAGGTGTAAGTGAAGGCGCAGCTAAATATATGTGTGGTTTTAAAACTGTTGCTGATATGACACACGACATGATCAAAAACTTAAAGATTACTGTTCCAGTAGCTTTACATTTAGATCACGGAAGTTATCAAGGTGCGCTTGATGCATTAGATGCTGGGTTTAGTAGTGTTATGTTTGATGGAAGCCACTTTCCTTTTGATGAAAATATAGCTAAATTGAAAGAAGTAATTAATAAAGCTAATCAATATGAAGCAAGTGTTGAAGCGGAAGTTGGTGGCATTGGTGGAAGTGAAGATGGAGTAACTAGTAGCGGTGAACAAGCTGACGTTAATGAATGTGTAACCATTGCTAATGAAAGTATTACATGTCTTGCTGCTGGTATTGGTAACATTCATGGAATTTATCCAGCTGATTGAAAGGGATTAAATTTTGATTTGTTAACTGAAATTCACCATAAAACTAATAAAATTCCTTTAGTACTTCATGGTGGAACAGGTATTCCTGAAAGTATGATTAAAAAAGCAATTAGTCTTGGTGTTGCTAAAATTAATGTGAATACTGAATGTCAATTAGTTTTTGCTGAAGCGACACGAAAATATATTGAAGCACGCAAAGATCTTGATACTGATAAAAAAGGCTTTGATCCACGTAAATTACTTAAACCAGGAACTGATGCAATTATGGATAAAGTTGTTGAAAAAATTACTTTATTCGGTTCAAACAATAAGGCTTAA